A single genomic interval of Amycolatopsis albispora harbors:
- a CDS encoding HK97 gp10 family phage protein produces the protein MAQYVPNPHWREGIAADVREWFGDLVGEVRDDAVRGVPVDTGTLRDSVYATVDGDVGRIGTELNYGLYVEEGHRVAYVGPDGETVYTGDVVPPQPWLRPALYRNRG, from the coding sequence GTGGCGCAGTACGTGCCTAACCCGCACTGGCGCGAGGGCATCGCGGCCGACGTGCGCGAGTGGTTCGGGGACCTGGTGGGCGAGGTCCGCGACGACGCCGTACGTGGTGTGCCCGTCGACACCGGGACCCTGCGGGACTCCGTGTACGCCACGGTCGACGGTGACGTGGGCCGGATCGGCACGGAGCTGAACTACGGGCTCTACGTCGAGGAGGGCCACCGAGTGGCCTACGTCGGGCCGGACGGGGAGACCGTCTACACCGGCGACGTGGTGCCCCCGCAGCCCTGGTTGCGTCCGGCGCTGTACCGGAATCGGGGGTGA
- a CDS encoding phage portal protein, with product MSDLDDALNAMKKARPGYDKAKAYSEGPVSETFVSPKLRRLLRAKGNSFITLLGDVVIDGVADKLEITAITGQDDAQTQAVAAVDEANNMALTRPETNRRALQFGDAYLSAWPALDEDGNEVAGQVKVSVWDPRTCRVLYDPENPGVPKLAIFRWEVGKRVRVDLAYADRIEHYISKSDGGRASSANDFVPYTEDGREAEEPNPYGEVPVFHFHGTGLPGEYGTPEHRPFYGTQDKLIKLTVGHMAGVDFNSAPQRVALRELGSNSSEAAELDEDDFAISPDGERTTTKSGEDDLSTLTSGPGTLWDLSGVKDVKEFSTGDPAAFLDPATHYLREGALASKTPLHLFDRTGQIPSGESLKTANEPLDKKTNKRLLSLDGTWRQFYRFVLKLLGHEDATVSISWAPVESTDDTTKLAQAAQRRDVGVPPAQYLRELGYRGEDVDEWLKTGEGDLAARVELLARLGDAVSSMATAVAAGVLDESVVAATVAKVIGDIDGGSDDGGE from the coding sequence GTGTCCGATCTGGACGACGCCCTGAACGCGATGAAGAAGGCCCGGCCCGGGTACGACAAGGCCAAGGCGTACAGCGAGGGCCCGGTGTCGGAGACGTTCGTCAGTCCGAAGCTGCGGCGCCTGCTGCGCGCCAAGGGGAACAGCTTCATCACGCTGCTCGGTGACGTGGTGATCGATGGCGTGGCGGACAAGCTGGAGATCACGGCGATCACCGGCCAGGACGACGCCCAGACTCAGGCGGTCGCTGCGGTGGACGAGGCCAACAACATGGCCCTGACCCGCCCGGAGACCAACCGGCGCGCGCTCCAGTTCGGCGACGCCTACCTGTCGGCCTGGCCTGCGCTGGACGAGGACGGCAACGAAGTCGCCGGGCAGGTCAAGGTCTCGGTGTGGGACCCGCGCACCTGCCGGGTGCTCTACGACCCGGAGAATCCGGGCGTGCCGAAGCTGGCGATCTTCCGGTGGGAGGTGGGTAAGCGGGTCCGCGTGGACCTGGCCTACGCCGACCGCATCGAGCACTACATCTCGAAGTCCGACGGCGGCCGGGCCAGCTCGGCGAACGACTTCGTGCCCTACACCGAGGACGGTCGGGAGGCCGAGGAACCGAACCCGTACGGCGAGGTCCCGGTGTTCCACTTCCATGGCACTGGCCTGCCAGGCGAGTACGGCACGCCGGAGCACCGCCCGTTCTACGGCACGCAGGACAAGCTGATCAAGCTGACCGTTGGGCACATGGCTGGCGTGGACTTCAACTCGGCGCCGCAGCGGGTGGCCCTGCGGGAGCTGGGCAGCAACTCGTCCGAAGCCGCCGAACTCGATGAAGACGACTTCGCGATCTCGCCCGACGGCGAGCGCACCACCACCAAGTCCGGAGAGGACGACCTGTCCACGCTGACCAGCGGGCCCGGCACGCTCTGGGACCTGTCTGGGGTGAAGGACGTCAAGGAGTTCTCGACCGGTGACCCGGCAGCGTTCCTGGACCCGGCGACCCATTACCTGCGCGAAGGTGCGCTGGCGAGCAAGACCCCGCTGCACCTGTTCGACCGCACAGGCCAGATTCCCAGCGGCGAGAGCCTGAAGACGGCGAACGAGCCGCTGGACAAGAAGACCAACAAGCGGCTGCTGTCGCTGGACGGGACGTGGCGGCAGTTCTACCGGTTCGTGCTGAAGCTGCTGGGGCACGAGGACGCCACGGTGTCGATCTCCTGGGCGCCGGTGGAGTCCACCGACGACACGACCAAGCTGGCGCAAGCCGCGCAGCGCCGTGACGTGGGCGTGCCCCCGGCACAGTACCTGCGCGAGCTGGGCTACCGCGGCGAGGACGTGGACGAGTGGCTGAAGACCGGCGAGGGCGACCTCGCTGCCCGGGTGGAGCTGCTGGCACGGCTCGGCGATGCGGTTTCGTCGATGGCCACCGCGGTAGCAGCCGGGGTGCTGGACGAGTCCGTGGTGGCCGCGACCGTGGCGAAGGTGATCGGGGATATCGACGGCGGCAGCGATGACGGCGGCGAATGA
- a CDS encoding phage major capsid protein yields the protein MAASTFTGAGWIPVGTHPDVLQKIQQSSFVERFGNKVPMATRTKLVPRSGGVVLGRVAKGDPFGESGDANDSVTMYVDKIGGVVRIDEEDVEDSLADVIDTKSVDAADSYARLLDNSAIAVTAAKGTHGWLYDSLYYVLTQNDTVTGYTANSNITKSATATYDNLSATLGKVEQGDFFDPADTVIGAHPAFAQTLRGIKGTDGRPIFNESTAGVAGGGQGGGLSLFGHPFNWSMGLKTSAAGTSAPIGNPLLVIGNRRYLQRGDRSELEVQFQGADEGAGFLTDQNLLKFRARKGVVYGAPGAFAIFELG from the coding sequence ATGGCTGCGTCCACGTTCACCGGTGCTGGCTGGATTCCGGTCGGCACCCACCCCGACGTTCTGCAGAAGATCCAGCAGTCCTCGTTCGTCGAGCGCTTCGGCAACAAGGTCCCGATGGCCACTCGCACCAAGCTGGTCCCGCGTTCCGGCGGTGTCGTGCTCGGCCGCGTGGCCAAGGGCGACCCGTTCGGCGAGTCCGGCGACGCCAACGACTCGGTAACCATGTACGTCGACAAGATCGGCGGCGTCGTGCGCATCGACGAGGAGGACGTGGAGGACTCTCTGGCCGATGTGATCGACACCAAGTCGGTCGACGCGGCGGACTCCTACGCCCGCCTGCTCGACAACTCGGCCATCGCCGTCACCGCGGCCAAGGGCACCCACGGCTGGCTGTACGACTCGCTGTACTACGTGCTCACCCAGAACGACACGGTGACCGGGTACACCGCGAACTCGAACATCACCAAATCGGCCACGGCGACCTACGACAACCTGTCGGCGACGCTGGGCAAGGTCGAGCAGGGCGACTTCTTCGACCCGGCCGACACCGTGATCGGTGCCCACCCGGCGTTCGCGCAGACCCTGCGCGGGATCAAGGGCACCGACGGCCGCCCGATCTTCAACGAGTCGACCGCCGGTGTTGCTGGCGGTGGCCAGGGCGGTGGCCTGTCGCTGTTCGGGCACCCGTTCAACTGGTCCATGGGCCTCAAGACCTCGGCGGCCGGGACCTCCGCGCCGATCGGGAACCCGCTGCTGGTGATCGGCAACCGTCGCTACCTGCAGCGCGGCGACCGCTCCGAACTGGAAGTCCAGTTCCAGGGGGCCGACGAGGGCGCAGGGTTCCTCACCGACCAGAACCTGCTGAAGTTCCGAGCGCGTAAGGGCGTGGTTTACGGCGCCCCGGGCGCGTTCGCGATCTTCGAACTGGGCTGA
- a CDS encoding phage scaffolding protein encodes MAVKMLNDRFRRFSRDTGGDGGTGGGGGGTSPGTANGDGKDGTGSDNKPPEWKPPTQAEWEDHQRKLREANSESAARRKKIEELTRQQETEADKKVREAVEAARAESKPAVIAAVAEAALLRADAKAERLAGLTKLLDHSKIELDGGKVTGLDDEVKRVKAEYPELFKSSQEEKPKPGKIPAGGKAPAEEARTPGEIIAASRNQ; translated from the coding sequence ATGGCTGTGAAGATGCTCAACGACCGGTTCCGACGCTTCTCCCGCGACACGGGAGGGGACGGGGGCACCGGAGGTGGCGGAGGCGGTACGAGTCCCGGGACGGCCAACGGAGACGGCAAGGACGGCACCGGGAGCGATAACAAGCCGCCGGAGTGGAAGCCGCCCACGCAGGCCGAGTGGGAGGACCACCAGCGCAAGTTGCGGGAGGCCAACTCCGAGAGCGCGGCGCGGCGCAAGAAGATCGAGGAGCTGACCAGGCAGCAGGAGACCGAGGCGGACAAGAAGGTCCGCGAGGCGGTCGAGGCTGCGCGGGCCGAGTCCAAGCCCGCCGTGATCGCCGCGGTGGCCGAGGCTGCGCTGCTGCGCGCGGATGCCAAGGCTGAGCGGCTGGCCGGGCTGACCAAGCTGCTCGACCACAGCAAGATCGAGCTGGACGGCGGCAAGGTGACCGGCCTGGACGACGAGGTCAAGCGCGTCAAGGCCGAGTACCCCGAGCTGTTCAAATCCTCGCAGGAGGAAAAGCCGAAGCCGGGCAAGATCCCGGCCGGTGGCAAGGCTCCCGCCGAGGAGGCCCGCACGCCCGGCGAGATCATCGCCGCCTCCCGCAACCAGTAG